The following proteins are co-located in the Seriola aureovittata isolate HTS-2021-v1 ecotype China chromosome 7, ASM2101889v1, whole genome shotgun sequence genome:
- the hormad1 gene encoding HORMA domain-containing protein 1 isoform X1, with protein sequence MRPELLWTRQPMTQAPYLWIFTKTMACVQRVRTSQDTQLLPNQVLSEQQSLVVMKKLLAIAVSGITYLRGLFPEKAYGSKYVEEQKVMILREERSCPGASQIVQWMQGCFEAIQRKYLRTVIMSIYTDPENPQKVTEFYQFRIQYTAKGAQMDFESSNNNKVSAMSCGNTKKASILLVRKLYTLMQNLGPLPDNVCLNMKLAYYDDVTPQDYQPPGFKEAEGDTMEFEREPVKLTMGEVATPFHTLKLDMATERQRLEQVEESVMEKWVLKMEEDGVLSQSHVIEDVEKPDTENTDLDNTDVQMTCLEKMESCEEVTEIDTLVKRTSDMEVGLKRTRSGRIIQSTTETNLTVDNKQTPRKDKMVSQYDIPSSQETPSTTAPKKRRKFSEPKERY encoded by the exons ATGAGGCCCGAGCTGCTGTGGACTCGCCAGCCAATGACACAAG CTCCTTATTTGTGGATTTTCACCAAAACTATGGCATGTGTACAACGAGTGAGAACTTCACAG GACACTCAGCTGTTGCCTAATCAGGTTCTCTCAGAGCAGCAGTCCTTGGTTGTTATGAAAAAACTTCTGGCCATCGCAGTGTCTGGCATCACATACCTTCGGGGCCTTTTCCCAGAGAAAGCCTACGGGAGCAAATATGTTGAAG AGCAGAAAGTGATGATCCTTAGAGAGGAGCGCAGCTGTCCTGGTGCCAGTCAGATTGTTCAGTG GATGCAGGGATGCTTTGAGGCCATCCAGAGGAAATAT cTCCGGACAGTCATCATGTCT ATCTACACTGATCCAGAGAACCCCCAG AAAGTGACTGAGTTTTACCAGTTTAGGATCCAGTACACTGCAAAAGGAGCGCAGATGGACTTTGAGAG cagtaacaacaacaagGTGTCAGCGATGTCGTGCGGAAACACGAAGAAGGCGAGCATCCTGCTGGTGAGGAAGCTCTACACCCTGATGCAGAACCTGGGTCCTCTGCCAGACAACGTCTGCCTCAACATGAAGCTGGCCTACTACGACGATG TCACCCCTCAGGACTACCAGCCGCCAGGCTTCAAGGAGGCTGAAGGCGACACCATGGAGTTTGAGAGGGAGCCAGTGAAATTGACCATGGGCGAGGTGGCCACTCCCTTCCACACTCTGAAGTTGGACATggccacagagagacagagactggaGCAG gtggaggagagtGTGATGGAGAAGTGGGTTctgaagatggaggaggacgGTGTCCTTTCACAG AGCCATGTGATTGAAGACGTGGAGAAGCCTGACACTGAGAACACAGACTTGGATAACACCG atgTCCAAATGACCTGTCTTGAGAAGATGGAGAGTTGTGAGGAAGTTACAGAG ATCGACACTCTGGTGAAGAGGACCTCTGACATGGAGGTGGGCCTGAAGAGGACCAGGAGTGGACGGATCATCCAGTCCACCACG gagaCAAACTTGACTGTGGACAATAAGCAGACACCTAGGAAGGACAAAATG gtttctCAGTATGACATCCCCAGCAGCCAGGAAACTCCATCCACCACCGCGCCTAAGAAGAGACGCAAATTCAGCGAACCCAAAGAGCGCTATTGA
- the hormad1 gene encoding HORMA domain-containing protein 1 isoform X2, which translates to MRPELLWTRQPMTQAPYLWIFTKTMACVQRVRTSQDTQLLPNQVLSEQQSLVVMKKLLAIAVSGITYLRGLFPEKAYGSKYVEEQKVMILREERSCPGASQIVQWMQGCFEAIQRKYLRTVIMSIYTDPENPQKVTEFYQFRIQYTAKGAQMDFESNNNKVSAMSCGNTKKASILLVRKLYTLMQNLGPLPDNVCLNMKLAYYDDVTPQDYQPPGFKEAEGDTMEFEREPVKLTMGEVATPFHTLKLDMATERQRLEQVEESVMEKWVLKMEEDGVLSQSHVIEDVEKPDTENTDLDNTDVQMTCLEKMESCEEVTEIDTLVKRTSDMEVGLKRTRSGRIIQSTTETNLTVDNKQTPRKDKMVSQYDIPSSQETPSTTAPKKRRKFSEPKERY; encoded by the exons ATGAGGCCCGAGCTGCTGTGGACTCGCCAGCCAATGACACAAG CTCCTTATTTGTGGATTTTCACCAAAACTATGGCATGTGTACAACGAGTGAGAACTTCACAG GACACTCAGCTGTTGCCTAATCAGGTTCTCTCAGAGCAGCAGTCCTTGGTTGTTATGAAAAAACTTCTGGCCATCGCAGTGTCTGGCATCACATACCTTCGGGGCCTTTTCCCAGAGAAAGCCTACGGGAGCAAATATGTTGAAG AGCAGAAAGTGATGATCCTTAGAGAGGAGCGCAGCTGTCCTGGTGCCAGTCAGATTGTTCAGTG GATGCAGGGATGCTTTGAGGCCATCCAGAGGAAATAT cTCCGGACAGTCATCATGTCT ATCTACACTGATCCAGAGAACCCCCAG AAAGTGACTGAGTTTTACCAGTTTAGGATCCAGTACACTGCAAAAGGAGCGCAGATGGACTTTGAGAG taacaacaacaagGTGTCAGCGATGTCGTGCGGAAACACGAAGAAGGCGAGCATCCTGCTGGTGAGGAAGCTCTACACCCTGATGCAGAACCTGGGTCCTCTGCCAGACAACGTCTGCCTCAACATGAAGCTGGCCTACTACGACGATG TCACCCCTCAGGACTACCAGCCGCCAGGCTTCAAGGAGGCTGAAGGCGACACCATGGAGTTTGAGAGGGAGCCAGTGAAATTGACCATGGGCGAGGTGGCCACTCCCTTCCACACTCTGAAGTTGGACATggccacagagagacagagactggaGCAG gtggaggagagtGTGATGGAGAAGTGGGTTctgaagatggaggaggacgGTGTCCTTTCACAG AGCCATGTGATTGAAGACGTGGAGAAGCCTGACACTGAGAACACAGACTTGGATAACACCG atgTCCAAATGACCTGTCTTGAGAAGATGGAGAGTTGTGAGGAAGTTACAGAG ATCGACACTCTGGTGAAGAGGACCTCTGACATGGAGGTGGGCCTGAAGAGGACCAGGAGTGGACGGATCATCCAGTCCACCACG gagaCAAACTTGACTGTGGACAATAAGCAGACACCTAGGAAGGACAAAATG gtttctCAGTATGACATCCCCAGCAGCCAGGAAACTCCATCCACCACCGCGCCTAAGAAGAGACGCAAATTCAGCGAACCCAAAGAGCGCTATTGA
- the hormad1 gene encoding HORMA domain-containing protein 1 isoform X3, whose product MACVQRVRTSQDTQLLPNQVLSEQQSLVVMKKLLAIAVSGITYLRGLFPEKAYGSKYVEEQKVMILREERSCPGASQIVQWMQGCFEAIQRKYLRTVIMSIYTDPENPQKVTEFYQFRIQYTAKGAQMDFESSNNNKVSAMSCGNTKKASILLVRKLYTLMQNLGPLPDNVCLNMKLAYYDDVTPQDYQPPGFKEAEGDTMEFEREPVKLTMGEVATPFHTLKLDMATERQRLEQVEESVMEKWVLKMEEDGVLSQSHVIEDVEKPDTENTDLDNTDVQMTCLEKMESCEEVTEIDTLVKRTSDMEVGLKRTRSGRIIQSTTETNLTVDNKQTPRKDKMVSQYDIPSSQETPSTTAPKKRRKFSEPKERY is encoded by the exons ATGGCATGTGTACAACGAGTGAGAACTTCACAG GACACTCAGCTGTTGCCTAATCAGGTTCTCTCAGAGCAGCAGTCCTTGGTTGTTATGAAAAAACTTCTGGCCATCGCAGTGTCTGGCATCACATACCTTCGGGGCCTTTTCCCAGAGAAAGCCTACGGGAGCAAATATGTTGAAG AGCAGAAAGTGATGATCCTTAGAGAGGAGCGCAGCTGTCCTGGTGCCAGTCAGATTGTTCAGTG GATGCAGGGATGCTTTGAGGCCATCCAGAGGAAATAT cTCCGGACAGTCATCATGTCT ATCTACACTGATCCAGAGAACCCCCAG AAAGTGACTGAGTTTTACCAGTTTAGGATCCAGTACACTGCAAAAGGAGCGCAGATGGACTTTGAGAG cagtaacaacaacaagGTGTCAGCGATGTCGTGCGGAAACACGAAGAAGGCGAGCATCCTGCTGGTGAGGAAGCTCTACACCCTGATGCAGAACCTGGGTCCTCTGCCAGACAACGTCTGCCTCAACATGAAGCTGGCCTACTACGACGATG TCACCCCTCAGGACTACCAGCCGCCAGGCTTCAAGGAGGCTGAAGGCGACACCATGGAGTTTGAGAGGGAGCCAGTGAAATTGACCATGGGCGAGGTGGCCACTCCCTTCCACACTCTGAAGTTGGACATggccacagagagacagagactggaGCAG gtggaggagagtGTGATGGAGAAGTGGGTTctgaagatggaggaggacgGTGTCCTTTCACAG AGCCATGTGATTGAAGACGTGGAGAAGCCTGACACTGAGAACACAGACTTGGATAACACCG atgTCCAAATGACCTGTCTTGAGAAGATGGAGAGTTGTGAGGAAGTTACAGAG ATCGACACTCTGGTGAAGAGGACCTCTGACATGGAGGTGGGCCTGAAGAGGACCAGGAGTGGACGGATCATCCAGTCCACCACG gagaCAAACTTGACTGTGGACAATAAGCAGACACCTAGGAAGGACAAAATG gtttctCAGTATGACATCCCCAGCAGCCAGGAAACTCCATCCACCACCGCGCCTAAGAAGAGACGCAAATTCAGCGAACCCAAAGAGCGCTATTGA